The Astyanax mexicanus isolate ESR-SI-001 chromosome 7, AstMex3_surface, whole genome shotgun sequence genome has a window encoding:
- the slc25a16 gene encoding graves disease carrier protein isoform X1 → MAVEASVSSTGPPPVPGPVQRDYYYWLRSFVAGGVAGCCAKTTIAPLDRVKILLQAHNPHYKHLGVLATLKAVPKKEGFLGLYKGNGAMMVRIFPYGAIQFMAFDNYKKFLSTQLGISGHIHRLMAGSMAGMTAVICTYPLDVIRARLAFQVTGEHRYTGIGNAFQTIYLKEGGISGFYRGLTPTIIGMAPYAGFSFFTFGTLKSLGLAHFPEMLGKPSLDNPDVLVLKTHVNLLCGGIAGAIAQTISYPLDVARRRMQLGAVLPDSDKCLSLTKTLKYVYSQYGVKNGLYRGLSLNYIRCVPSQAVAFTTYEFMKQLLHLN, encoded by the exons ATGGCAGTAGAGGCGTCAGTGTCCTCAACTGGTCCACCTCCAGTTCCAGGGCCTGTTCAGAGAGACTACTACTACTGGCTGCGATCGTTCGTAGCAGGGG GTGTAGCAGGATGCTGTGCCAAGACCACCATTGCCCCTCTGGACAGAGTGAAAATTCTACTTCAAGCTCACAATCCTCATTACAAACACTTAG GTGTTCTTGCTACACTCAAGGCGGTGCCAAAGAAGGAGGGCTTCCTCGGATTGTACAAAGGGAATGGAGCGATGATGGTCAGAATATTCCCATATGGAGCCATTCAGTTTATGGCCTTTGACAATTACAAGAAA TTCCTTAGTACACAGCTTGGCATATCCGGGCACATTCACCGACTTATGGCTGGATCTATGGCAG GAATGACTGCAGTCATTTGCACGTATCCCCTTGATGTTATTCGTGCTCGACTGGCATTTCAGGTGACAGGGGAGCATCGCTACACTGGGATTGGAAATGCCTTCCAGACCATATACTTAAAG gagGGTGGAATCTCTGGATTCTACAGAGGTTTAACTCCTACCATCATCGGCATGGCGCCCTATGCAG GATTTTCTTTCTTTACGTTTGGAACCCTGAAGAGTCTGGGTCTGGCTCACTTCCCTGAAATGTTGGGCAAGCCATCTCTGGACAACCCTGATGTCCTGGTTCTGAAAACTCATGTCAACCTGCTGTGTGGAGGAATTGCGGGAGCCATCGCTCAAACTATATC atatccTCTAGATGTGGCCCGGAGGAGAATGCAGTTAGGAGCTGTGCTCCCTGACTCCGACAAATGTTT AAGCCTGACGAAGACCCTTAAGTATGTGTACAGCCAATATGGGGTTAAAAATGGACTGTACCGAGGACTTTCTCTCAACTACATCCGCTGTGTGCCATCCCAGGCCGTTGCCTTCACCACCTATGAGTTTATGAAGCAGCTCCTGCACCTGAactag
- the slc25a16 gene encoding graves disease carrier protein isoform X2 yields the protein MAVEASVSSTGPPPVPGPVQRDYYYWLRSFVAGGVAGCCAKTTIAPLDRVKILLQAHNPHYKHLGVLATLKAVPKKEGFLGLYKGNGAMMVRIFPYGAIQFMAFDNYKKFLSTQLGISGHIHRLMAGSMAGMTAVICTYPLDVIRARLAFQVTGEHRYTGIGNAFQTIYLKEGGISGFYRGLTPTIIGMAPYAGFSFFTFGTLKSLGLAHFPEMLGKPSLDNPDVLVLKTHVNLLCGGIAGAIAQTISYPLDVARRRMQLGAVLPDSDKCLHRENMDSDRDLNQRPHF from the exons ATGGCAGTAGAGGCGTCAGTGTCCTCAACTGGTCCACCTCCAGTTCCAGGGCCTGTTCAGAGAGACTACTACTACTGGCTGCGATCGTTCGTAGCAGGGG GTGTAGCAGGATGCTGTGCCAAGACCACCATTGCCCCTCTGGACAGAGTGAAAATTCTACTTCAAGCTCACAATCCTCATTACAAACACTTAG GTGTTCTTGCTACACTCAAGGCGGTGCCAAAGAAGGAGGGCTTCCTCGGATTGTACAAAGGGAATGGAGCGATGATGGTCAGAATATTCCCATATGGAGCCATTCAGTTTATGGCCTTTGACAATTACAAGAAA TTCCTTAGTACACAGCTTGGCATATCCGGGCACATTCACCGACTTATGGCTGGATCTATGGCAG GAATGACTGCAGTCATTTGCACGTATCCCCTTGATGTTATTCGTGCTCGACTGGCATTTCAGGTGACAGGGGAGCATCGCTACACTGGGATTGGAAATGCCTTCCAGACCATATACTTAAAG gagGGTGGAATCTCTGGATTCTACAGAGGTTTAACTCCTACCATCATCGGCATGGCGCCCTATGCAG GATTTTCTTTCTTTACGTTTGGAACCCTGAAGAGTCTGGGTCTGGCTCACTTCCCTGAAATGTTGGGCAAGCCATCTCTGGACAACCCTGATGTCCTGGTTCTGAAAACTCATGTCAACCTGCTGTGTGGAGGAATTGCGGGAGCCATCGCTCAAACTATATC atatccTCTAGATGTGGCCCGGAGGAGAATGCAGTTAGGAGCTGTGCTCCCTGACTCCGACAAATGTTT GCACAGGGAAAACATGgactcagatagggacttgaaccaaagaccccaTTTCTGA
- the alox5a gene encoding polyunsaturated fatty acid 5-lipoxygenase, translating into MCATEGEMHSARGCRVYKYRNWSVSFSKSRMPCYTVTVATGSQWFAGTDDYIYLTLVGTEGCSERTLLDKPLYNDFERGAVDSYDITVGENIGDIVLIKIEKKKYWVHDDWYCKYITVKTPSGDYIEFPCFRWLVDDKEVILRDGRARLPQDDKTRVAKQHRRKELETRQKTFRWKEWHPGFPMSIDAKAHKELPRDIQFDSEKGVDFILNYSKAIENLYVNQFMHMFQSSWGDFSDFERIFMRIKNTISEYVMQHWKEDFMFGYQFLNGCNPVMIQKCTQIPKKFPVTHEMVADCLERDLTLEEELKAGNLYIADYEIMEDITANATDPCTPQYLAAPICLLYKNSQNKILPIAIQLSQSPGEDSPIYLPSDDQHDWLLAKIWVRSSDFHVHQTVTHLLRTHLISEVFGIAMFRQLSAVHPAYKLLLPHIRFTIAINTKAREQLICENGLFDKANGTGGGGHVQLVQKAMKTFTYKSLCFPESIKARGMESQEELPYYYYRDDGNKVWEAIKSFVTDMINIYYASDETVQEDEEIQAFVKDVCSFGMQDFDYCEFPKSVQTREQLVEYLTVVIFTASAQHAAINFGQYDWCSWIPNAPPTMRNPPPTKKGQTDMKLIVESLPDRGRSCWHLGAVWALSQFQENELFLGMYPDEHFIEKPVKKALETFREKLTEVSKLIKNRNEGKKLPYYYLSPDRIPNSVAV; encoded by the exons ATGTGTGCTACAGAAGGGGAAATGCATTCTGCAAGAGGCTGCAGAGTGTACAAGTACAGAAACTGGTCTGTGAGCTTCAGTAAGAGTAGGATGCCTTGCTACACAGTGACCGTCGCTACGGGCAGCCAGTGGTTCGCTGGTACAGATGACTACATCTACCTGACTCTGGTGGGGACGGAGGGCTGCAGTGAGAGAACCCTGCTGGATAAGCCCCTCTATAATGACTTTGAGAGAGGAGCG GTGGACTCCTATGACATCACTGTGGGGGAGAACATCGGTGACATCGTACTGATCAAGATTGAGAAGAAGAAATACTGGGTGCAcgatgactggtactgtaaatacaTTACAGTGAAGACCCCCTCTGGAGATTACATCGAGTTCCCCTGCTTTCGCTGGCTGGTGGACGACAAAGAGGTGATTCTTCGAGATGGCCGAG CTCGATTGCCACAGGATGACAAAACCAGGGTGGCGAAACAACACAGACGCAAGGAGCTGGAGACCAGACAAAAGACATTCAG ATGGAAGGAATGGCACCCTGGCTTTCCCATGAGCATCGATGCTAAAGCCCACAAAGAACTGCCACGAGACATCCAGTTTGACAGTGAGAAAGGTGTAGATTTCATCCTCAACTACAGCAAAGC GATAGAGAATCTCTACGTTAACCAGTTCATGCACATGTTCCAGTCTTCCTGGGgggatttctctgattttgagcGGATCTTTATGAGGATCAAGAACACAATATCAG AGTACGTGATGCAGCACTGGAAGGAAGACTTCATGTTTGGATATCAGTTCTTAAACGGCTGCAATCCTGTCATGATCCAGAAGTGCACACAAATCCCAAAGAAGTTTCCTGTGACACATGAAATGGTGGCTGACTGCTTAGAAAGAGACCTCACCCTGGAAGAGGAGCTTAAA GCAGGAAACTTATACATAGCAGATTACGAGATAATGGAGGATATAACCGCGAACGCTACAGACCCATGCACTCCACAGTATTTGGCTGCACCAATTTGCTTGCTTTACAAGAACAGCCAGAACAAGATTTTGCCGATTGCCATACAG CTGAGTCAAAGCCCAGGAGAAGACAGCCCCATCTATCTCCCCAGTGATGATCAGCATGACTGGCTTTTGGCCAAAATTTGGGTGAGATCGTCCGATTTTCACGTGCACCAGACAGTGACGCATCTTCTCAGGACCCATCTGATATCAGAGGTGTTTGGCATCGCCATGTTCAGACAGCTGTCTGCTGTTCATCCAGCCTATAAG TTGCTTCTGCCACACATTCGTTTCACAATCGCCATTAACACCAAGGCACGAGAGCAGCTCATCTGTGAGAATGGACTCTTTGACAAG GCTAATGGTACAGGAGGAGGTGGCCATGTGCAACTCGTGCAGAAGGCCATGAAGACTTTTACCTACAAGTCCCTGTGCTTCCCAGAGTCTATAAAGGCTCGTGGTATGGAGAGCCAAGAAGAGCTGCCATACTACTACTACAGAGATGATGGCAACAAAGTGTGGGAGGCGATCAAAAG TTTTGTGACAGATATGATTAACATCTACTATGCCAGTGATGAGACAGTACAGGAGGATGAGGAGATACAGGCATTCGTCAAAGATGTCTGCAGCTTTGGAATGCAGGATTTTGACTACTGTG AGTTCCCTAAATCAGTGCAGACTCGGGAGCAGCTGGTGGAGTATCTGACCGTCGTAATCTTCACCGCTTCTGCTCAACATGCCGCCATCAACTTCGGACAG TATGACTGGTGTTCCTGGATTCCAAATGCTCCCCCCACCATGCGGAACCCCCCTCCCACCAAGAAGGGCCAGACAGACATGAAGCTCATAGTGGAGAGTCTGCCTGACCGTGGCCGCTCCTGCTGGCATCTTGGAGCAGTGTGGGCCCTTAGTCAGTTCCAGGAAAACGAG TTGTTCTTAGGCATGTATCCTGATGAACACTTCATAGAGAAACCTGTGAAGAAGGCTCTAGAGACTTTCCGGGAAAAACTGACTGAGGTGTCCAAATTAATCAAGAATCGCAACGAAGGAAAGAAGCTGCCCTATTACTACCTGTCCCCAGACAGAATCCCCAACAGTGTGGCGGTGTGA